One Equus caballus isolate H_3958 breed thoroughbred chromosome 8, TB-T2T, whole genome shotgun sequence genomic window, GAGTGAGGACTGTGAACTTGATTGGTACCAACCCTCTCAGATGACTCTTCTAAGgattccccacccccccacccccccgccggGGCGGGAAACACTGAGCTGTGTAAGTTTTACgcaaaagacaaaagtaggacagagcagagccacaaGGACATTTCCAATCTGCTCTCTCAAGCAGAGGAGGAACTGTTGGAGGACCCTAGAATGGAAAGGGACCTGGCGCGGCTGACCCCGTTTTAACCTCATCCAGTTTATGGCACAGACACAAGCCCTTGGGGACATACGCCTGAGGTACCCCACGGTCCACCTTGAAATAGTGAAAGCCCTCATTTCAAGTCCCGGCTTGCTTTGAACGGAAGTTAAATTTACCCTCTTTTGCTCATGGAAGGGACCAGTCTTCCACAAGCCTTTTACCTTACCAAATTTAATCATATCGGGATTGATGCACATTTCAACAGAGAAGTTTCAATGAGAAAGCCTTATAAATATTCTAGCCACTCAACAAGAAACCAGAACATTAGCAAGTTCAGGACAGTTCAGCCCAATAGATCACTGGCACTGAGACATGACTCCTGACCTGAGTTACAGGGAGGTCATCTTTCCTGTCGTTTGACATCATGCCGACTAATGAGGTGGGAAAGCAGCTACCCATTCTCAGATCTGGGTCGCTCTCGCCTCCAGACTGTGCCTGACGTCCTGACACCATAAGCATTTCAGGGAGACTCTGGAAGAGCCCAGCCGGCACTTCTGCTATTGGACGTGCATGCAGCTGGGTTAGTAGGACAAGGGAGCGCTCTAGAAGCGAAGCCAGgtcacagagagagacaaagagcaCAGTAAACGGGACAAATGCAGGATAAAGACAAATAGGTTTCTCCTACTGTTCCAGAACGCAAAGCAATCACTCACTTGCTCTTATAAAGAAGAAGCGTTTGtcgtatttttttccatttttaatttggcCAAGTAAATTACTGAACGTCCCCTTCTTCaagttttttactttttgcttatgGACAGTAACATTACCTGAAACGATTATGATGAAAATAAGATGCCGTTCTATGTAGACAGCGCTTCTtagcaaaatgcctggcacaatAATGCTGAACAaactattactgttattatgaTTACTATAATTAGCACTGCAAAACGCTCCTCCCCGTGACTTCAAGTATGTCATGTAACTTTTGCGAGCCTTCCGTTTCGTCAGTTTTAAAGTGAAGGaatttgacaattttttctttttcctaccgaATGTCAGGTCCCACAAACACcagaaaatagatttctttaaagCCTTTGGTGGCTCTCACGCCGCTATCATTCCACAGCATAGGTGGAGGACGGCGTGGGACGGGGAGCAGATGAGCTTCCAAAAGTGGCTGATCTACACCTCCATCCTGCACTGTGACGGGAACGCTGGGCCGCACGTGCTCACACCAGTTGCAGCCTTAACTCAGGCAAGTCCAGCAGCTAACCTGAAGAGGCCGATGCCACAGCGGGCCTGCCAAGTCTCAGGCTCACAAGACCCAGTTGGCATCGGATGCTGAGAAGGTCAGGAGAGGGTTCAGGGCATCGTTTTTCAGGGCATGAGGACAAGTCAAAGAGATCTATCGAGCAACGTTCCATGAAAACTGCCCTGGATCCCTGTCTGTTCAATATGTAGGGGAACTGAGGGAACGTAAAAAGTAGCGTCACGTTTAGAAATCTTTCCAAAAGAATGAGCACGACATGTATTCCGGGAAGTATACCTGAACTATTTTAATCATTCTGACAACTCAGAAAGAGCTCTTGTGGTACTTGAATGAGATCCACGAGTGAGAAATATGACATATGTTGTTTAGTGACGTTAAAAGCATCCTCATCAAACATGTGAACAACATTTTGATGAACAACATGCAAAAAGCAACCaagaaatagaggaggactgCGGGAGGCAGGCGTGTTCAACTGGACTTAACTTGCTGCCCCAGTGATGGAGAAGAAGCCAACGTGACACAAGGATACAGCAAACAGAATATTTAGAGTTTCAGGACAGAAGACATGTTTTTAAATGAGTTGTTCATTCCTTTATAGGATACTCTGCTGTTGTCCTACACTTTTTAATGGATATAGAAAAAACGGTAGAAGAACATCATCATGAGAGTCGAAAAATTTAACATCTTTCACTTGTGGAAAAACCTTAAGCTCTGTTTGAATTTAAGGAGAAGGTTGGGTGACTTCATGACAgcccttaagaaaataaaacttgttgGGAAACTATTTCTGCCTTGATGCTTTTGTAAACATACAAGAACAAACACTGAGAAACTGTTAGGCTTGGATATGTCTTGGAAAGAAATAGGTTGGTACTATCAGCACAAGGGTAGACACCTCTTGAGAGTGGCTGCTTAGGGTGGCCCCATCGGTGCTGACTTTCAGAAGAGACCAGGGGGCCTTGTGTATCCTCGCGGCCTAggcaactggaaggcaggggctcctaaGATTCCATGACACCCCCCCACCTTCCAGTTCTGTTATTGCAACTCCAGACCGTTACCTGGCGCGCTGGCTCCTCCCTCTGTCACTCGTGTTGGAGTGTGAGCTAGAGGCAGTGCCTTTGGCTCTGAGCTCTGGCGTCTTGAACCTTGTTTTGGGGGTTACAGACTCTCAAGTGCTGTGGGGTGTTGATCACGTTGTTGCCGACAGTAAGTTAAGAATTCCTGAATCCTCACCCCTCAGTCCTCATTGAACCTATTTGCTTTCACTTGTTTTTAACCCATTCTGTGTTTGGGTCTCTTCTCCCCAGTCCCTGCCCTACCTCTTCTGCCCCACGTCACCATGGCAGTTACTCTCGGCCCTGTGTCTGATCCGGGGGCCGAAATGACCCTCCTGGAAATCAACCAGGAGCTTCAGTCCCAGCTGGAACAAAGCAAACAGGACTTTCGAGACCTCAAACAGAAGTTCCTTGTCTCTGAGTCCACTGCCTACATCCTGGCCAATGAGCTGCAGAAATACAGTAAGTCCTACAGGGTCATGGTCAGCAGAGGGATGAGTGACCACCGTGTTCCCCCTAAGAAACTAAACACTCTCCAGACCTTTTCTTCTGTTCCCTGAGGCAACACAAACTTCATTCTCACCACAGTCCAGGGAAGGTGCAAGTGGGTATTTTACCCTCAGTTTGCTGAGCATGGACAAACCGAGGCCCAAAGAGTTGAGGGACTTTTCCAGATTGGCAGTGAGGTGTAGGGTGGGATTAGGTAAAATGCCAGTGACTGATTCGTGGTGCAGGCACAGCACTGCGTGTTTCCCTCTGGAGCAGGCTAACCTGTTTCTCCCAGCATCCTCCGTGTACGGAATCGGATCCTGCATCACTCTTGGCCTAAGTGTCCGGGACTAATGAGCTCCATCAGTTCAGGCTTCTCTGAGGTCCCACTGGCAAAGCTCTGTGCTCCTTACACTGGGGAGATGGGGTGATGGTACACACCGGGGGAAGCAGGTGATGTTCCCTGCTTTACAGGAGCCTGAAGATGAGTGTGCTCCTCGCTGACACTGTGGTATCCATGAGTGATGCCATCCAGAGACGACCCTGCTGAGCGGGAAGCCGTGCTTCCTGAGCACAGGCTTTTCTTTCTGAGGCCAAGGAAGCCACTTTGCCTCTTGGGGTGAGGTAGAGGGTGTCTCTGGGGAAATGAGAGAATCCGTACCccctcttctgtgtctctctgagCTGGTGAACGTTTGGTGATGCAGGACTGCCAGCAGGTCCGGGTGACCTTGAGGGTCTGGGCTGTGAGACATGGCCCAAGTGAGAATGACGCTAAGTGGGGGTGGCCACCAGCCCCAGTAAAAACTCAAACCAGTGTCTGGGACAGGCCCTTCCCTCCCACAGTCAGCCTCGCAATTGGAAGCTCAATCACTTGTTCTGTAAGAGGGGGCTGTGGTGACAGAAGGGATCGTGAGAACAGGGCCTCGTGCCAAACAGAGTGATTAGAAGGGATCTTGACGACTCTGAGTCTGGATGGGTGTTATTTTCCAATAAACCATCGTGGGAGTGGTTAACTTAAAATGACTGATGCAGAGAAAAGTAAACATTGAAACCTGCTATttaagaaagtgaagagatgagGTTTTGAGAAAGGACTAAGTTTTCCTTACAGCTTTTTTTATAGGCATAACATAACTTTAGGAAACAAATTTTgaagatgatgaagaagaaagatgtcACCCAAGATCTTGTGGTGAGGTCACACAATGCATTGGTGAAGACTGAGCTACTCTTCCTGGGCTCAGATCCAAGCTGTGGCTTTTTCTGAGCCTCACGGTTTCCTCCTCCGTTTGTATGGCGCTGTCATAGTGCCTACTTCTTTGAGCGGTTGCAATGAATCACATGAGTTATTTCTGTAAAGTTACCAGAACAGTTCTTGACACACCGGAAACACTATTTATTAGTTCTTTCTTGTACTACTTGGAATTGAAAACAACCTCTTCAACAGCCTGTGCCTATTTCCTTCAGGGACTGATGGTTATGCCTTGCATTGTTCAGAATTGCATTCATATACAGTTATATTTCATCGTGAAGGTACTTGTCCTTGAAATTCTGAGCTCAGAGGGCCCAACAATCAGTAGGCCCAGGGGCCTTCCCGAGCACACAGGGATCGCCACTTCATGCCGCTGCTTAGTGTTTTACTCAAGAGGCTGCAAGTCTTGGTAAAGTGGCCCAGGACTCGGGGTCAGTCTCAGGGCATGTGAATTCTGAGCTTGAAAAATGTCAGCTAATCTTGTCTGGTCACTTTCTCTGCCTTGGAGCTTCTCTTTGCTCAGCTCTCAAATGAGAAGTGACCAAATGCCATGTATTTGGGAGGCTGAGAAATAGAAGGTGGAAATCTCAGTGGAGAGCCTGGTGCTGGGGTTCTATCTGCCTCTGAGAGAAGAAGAtggagcctgcctcctcccttgcAGGCAGTGACCACAGCAGCATGGCCAGCTTTCCACTGAGGCCTGCCTCTCTGTCTTTCCTCAGAGTCTGGAGCGTGCAAAGACATCATTGAATCGGTGCTGGGGGAGAAGCTGCAGTTCCAGGAGGAGAAGCCCACAGAGAAGTCAACGTTAGCGGAGAAGCTCAAGTAAGCGGGGCTCTGTGCTGGAGGTCTGCTGGGAAGTTGTAGGCATCTCTGAAGGGGGCAAGGAGCAACTCTGGACCAggagaatggccaaaattttcATGGCAGCCACATGCATCCCAATTTTGCATAACACCATTAGAGAACAATAATTGGTAAACTATGGACTCCAATTACTCAAAGGTTCcctgagtctttttttaaaataaaacttattgaggtgaaattcacagaaCCTAAAGTTGGCTAAATTCGAGTGAaccattcagtggcatttaggaCATTCAGGATGTGGTGCAATCACTACCGCATTTACCTTTAATCACAATCACCTCCTGACTGACTACAGTTTGTCAGACTTTCTCTGAAAAAAAGCTGTCTTTCTAAAGGTTTTGAGAaacctccagactgttttccacagtggctgcaccaatttatattcccaacaACAGTCTaggagggtttctttttctccacctctATACGGAATctagaaaacaaaccaaaccaaacaaacagactcatagacacaGGAAATAaactggtgattaccagagggaggaggggttgggggtgggtgaaatgggtgaaggggattaagaggtacaaccttccagttacaaaataagtaagtcatggggtTGGAATGTAGAGCACAGGGACGGTAGTCCACAATATTGGAACAACTTTGCATGGTGACAGTCTTACATCTATTTCGTTTACCCGTTCTCAAGAGTTATATTTACATCGTccacaaaaacctcatgagacattaaacaaaatcagctgttattctaagttattactcttgttgacaaattttgtaacagagaacatgagctcatttgacgagtaaacccaggctgtatgtctgcattatATCCACTGCCGATAACTCTGAGAACatgtctattttaaatcaaaccagcacACTTAAACAGGCTTTGATTTCCCAAAGTTCATTTTAGATCCTGTTAAATAGCTTTGTCTTTCAGGAGGTTCTGTATATTAATTAAAGACTGTGTTCCGTTCTAAGAGATTTTGAATCCTGTCTTTGAAGGGTGACCCCTCAGGTGGACTCATCTGAAGCAGAGGTTCCCCAGAGTGGCCATtataattccaaattatctcaaaagtttgcCTATTTTCAGCTGTTTAGTTTCAGATCAGGcattttgggggagttgaagtGGCAAAtctcagtgagagaagagaaagcagcatCAGGCTTGGCTTCTGCCCTGGCATGTTCaattatttaaccatttttctcttaaagaggcagtaaaatatttcttattttctttagaagcatcaaaagattaaaataggctTCCTGTTGTAGCTGGCTTGTTCCGATTGCATGTATCGGTTTGAGTAAACTGAAACTGCCTCATTTTGGCCATTGTAAAGTGAGAGCTCCTCTGTATGCTCGATTTGCAGAGCCTGAAGGGTGGGTTTATGAGCTCTTGCAATATCAGGCAAGGGACACGTTCCCCAGCAACACATAATGTTTATTCCCACTACAGAATCCATAATGCAATGCAGCAAAACAGATGTAATTGTTTTATAGAAGGTCTATTTACATACACCAACTTGGACAAacctttatctttattttttcaactcTTGTACCCCTAATTATAACTTATATTAGAATTTCACTcacaagttttggtattacagTGTTATGTAGGGAATGCATTCTCAGCTAGGCATAATATTTAACCCCAAAAAAGCATCCAGGCAAAGTTGACGTAATCTCCTCATGTAATATTAGGGTAAACACTTTAATCTTTATACTTGTACCAACCTGAGCAGCCTAATTGTTGCCCCAAACAAGTGTTGATAAGTTTCTCGCTGTGATTTCTGCctacttacttttaaaatttttttcaaactggAAGAAATAGAACAAGTTTGTCTGATATTCTTGAATGTTGGGGGCCAATCTggggtccctttagcccatcgaaccttaggcagtgttttagTCAAAGCTTCATTTTGACTGTATTTGCGTCTGTTCTATTCACcctgctctttctttttaatgactaaagATTGCCATCCTGTTGGAGTGAGTGAGTTCTGTCACTCTTCCCTTCTTCACTTCTCTTTGTTAACTTGATGTTTCCATTTGCATCTGTGAGACcacaagaagaagctgagaccccaaatttgattatgtttttgagattagtcgttgtattttccttttaatttggtgTTTCATAGGGACCAGTAAAACAGCTCTTTATGAAGAGAGCTCTCTAAAAGTTTTCTAACTTAAAGATCCATTGTTTGGCCATCTTCTCTCCAGAGTTTCAAGAATATTGTGGTCAAACAGTGTCACAAAAGAAAACCACCCGTTTCAGACATTGGCTTCTAACTATAATTAGACCATCTACTCAGAATTAACCCCAATGGGCTCTGCTTGGTGACAGACAGCATGTTTCCCATTCCGATACACAGCGACAGAGAGACACTCAGATCCAGACACAGAAATACCAGACACCAGTGAACCAATTCCCAGATGGAGGGTAGAAAGTCCTACAACTGTTCCCACTCCAAATGCGCGCCCAGACGGCCCCTCCGTGAATGGAAAGGACCCAAGTTGGCACTTCCGTGAACGGAGGGTCCCcaaaagaggggaaggaagttcaTGGGCATCTCTGAGGCAACTTACTCTATTTCAGAGTCCATCGACTTCCcagaaggaagaagcagcaaACAAACCAATCTAGAATCTGTTTCCTCACCATAAGAAAATGGGCCTAGGGTCAGTGGCTCCGAGACAGATGGAAAGTACTGAGGGCAGTCCCTAGGGCAAATGACCGAGGTGGCTGCaggactgcttcccaggaaatcccagttGGCCTGGGGCCATGGACCCATGGGCAAGAGCCTTCTGGTTGGCTCATCAAATTTTACCACCTACAAACATCGGTTCTTTacccgccacacaagaggggcccaataaaaactggaacaccaggcttaagGCAAGGAGAGGGTTGTTATTTCGGGTGACATGAGCCAGGAGATGAGAGGGAGCCCTCacatttgtctcatttcatctcgtCTCACCGAAAGAGGGGACGTGAGTGTTTTTAAAGGTGTGTGAGGAttgtggctgcttgtagatggTGGGGGGactcagtggccttgctggtcagaactttcccaccagcctgcattcggCCTTGGGACACTGTTTGcaggggggaggaggagatgacaGGGAACCCAGGTGCTTTGTCTCCATGGTGGGTAGAgtattctggagccagggagtaagcggggaaagagtgctttggtgttagccccacatatgctgggtttaatggaGGGGAACTGATAGCAGGCTGGCAGCAGCAGGTCACCATACATGTGCCAGAATTCTGCTACAATAGCTCCTTGGGGATGTTCTCACACAAATCTCCATGAAAAATCTTATAACCTATGGTTCGACTCTTTGCATGTTTAAATGGTCTCTTCTGTGCCACCTTAGGAAATACGATGTCCTAATCCAAGATCAGGCTCGAGAGCTGGCCCAGTTACGGCAAACGatagagaaaggcagagaagtcTCTGTGCTCCTCAAGCAGCACCTCAGGAACCTTCTCACCCACGATGACCCTACCAACTTCCAGGGTCAGGGCTTTCAAGAACGACTGGCTGAGGGCCGCAGGCTGGTGGAGCGCCTTGCCCGAAAGCTCAGCCCAGGTAAGGCGGTCATAGGCCCTGACTGCACTGAGCTGCTCCAAGAGATTCCACTCacgaggatttttttttttttaaccagtcgTTCTGGTTTCCATGTCCCATTTGGGGCCATCACAGGAGCAGCACTGGCAGggtgggaacagagaggagaaatgcaCTGGGTACAGGCCACAGTGGTCCAACTAGAGGTTTCTTTCCTGATGGACGGtgaatcacattaattgatttttgagtgttgaacCCCCTTTTCATAGCTGGAATCAAtctcacttggttgtggtgtataattctttgtatACTTTCTTGGATTCAATCTGTCAAatcttgttgatgatttttgcacctatgttcgtGAAACTTATTGGCCTGGAGTGTTCCTTTTTGtaacatctttgtctggtttttgtattagGAGaatgttgacttcatagaatgtgttaggatgtattccctctgtttctattttctggaagagatggtAGACAACTGgcctaatttcttccttaaatatttgatagaattcaccagtgaatttatctgggcctggtgctttctgtttgggaagattcttttgttgtttcaatttctgtagtagatataagcctattcagatgatctgtttctccttgtgggAATTCTGGTAGATTGTGTGTTTCAAGTAATGGATGCATTTCAAACTTCAGGGCACAGATTGGTTCCTAACATTCCTTGATTATCCATTTGATGTCCATGGGATCAGTAGTGCCAGTCCCTCTTTCACTTCTCATATGAGTAATCTGTATCTTCTGTCTTCTCATTCCTTCTCAGCATAGTGCCTgccctagagaatgttccatgtgagcttgagaagaatctgTGTTCTTCCCTCGTTTGATGAAGAATTGTAGAAGTGTCGATTCTATcaagttgattgatggtgctgtttaTTTCAACTCTatccttcctgattttctgcctgctgcatctctctgtttctgacagaggggtgttgaaatctccaactgtaataCCGGATTCATCTACTTCTCCTTGCAGCTCTCACTTTTTGCCTCAGTTATTTTCGTGCTCTTCTCCTAGGTGCAGCTTAAAAACTGTTATGTCTTTGGAGAATGGACCCCGTTTTGTTACGTGacacccctctttatccctgatcattttcattggtctgaagtctgctttgtctgaaattgttTGAGCTACTGCAGCTTTGTTTTGATCAGTGATAGCGTGGtctatctttctccatcctgtttctcttattctatctgtgcctttttatttaaagtggaTATCTTGTACACATCATCTAATTAAGTCTTATTTTTTCATCCGCTCTGACAGTctttcttttaattggtgcatttattttttttattttttattttttaaagattttattttttccctttttctccccaaagccccccagtacatagttgtatattcttcgttgtgggtccttctagctgtagcatgtgggacgccgcctcagcgtggtttgatgagcagtgtcatgtctgtgcccaggattcgaaccaacgaaacactgggccacctgcagcggagcgcacagacttaaccactcggccgcggggccagccccttaattggtgcatttagaccactgACTTGGAAGGTTTTTGTTGATATACTTGGATTAACGTCTACCATATTAGttactgttttatattcattgttctcttcctggtttcttttttttgtgttccACTCTTTTTCCGTCTTCTCTGGTTGTGAAAAAGAATTTTACGTGATTccgttttttcctcctctcttggcATGTCAACTgtactcttattttttctttcttctttttcaggagttGCCCTGGAGTTtgcaatgtacatttaaaaatcatccaaGTGCTCTTTCAAAGAACAGTGTACTGTTTCATGGCTAACACAAGTGCCTAATAACACAGTATTCCCAATTCATTCCACCCATCTGTTAGAGCattactgtcattcatttcacttatccataagcTGCTTATCCAAATCCATTATTGCTACTATTGTTTTGAACAGTTATCAGTTAGatcaatcaagaaaaagacaaataaattattgtatttgAATTCATTGCTTcaaaatgctcttcctttctttgtgtagatcccACTTTCTGacttatatcattttcctttgttctgaggaagttctttgaacatttcttgcaaggcaggccTACTGGTGACAAATTCCTTCAATTCTTCTTTGTCTAGGAATGttgcctttttctcttgctgatgaAGGATAAtttactggatacagaattcaAGGTGTGTGGGGTGTCTTCCTTAtactcccttctcttcttgcttgcatggtttcagAGAAGTCTGATATACCTCTTATCCTTACTCTTCTCTGGGTAAGgtatttttccctctgctttcatttagacttttcttttgtctttgattttctgcattttgaataTGACATTCTTTCCTAGGTGTATACATTTTGGTATTTCCCTGGTTgctattctctgagcttcctggatctgtggttcaatgtctataattaattttaggggatgctggccccacggccaagaggttaagttcacacgctccactcgGCAGtgcagggtttcactgattcagatcctggatgcgtaCATGGCGCTTCTCATTAAACCATAATGGGGCGGGATCacatatgccacaactaaaagaacccagagtagaatgtacaactatgtactggggggatgtgtggagaaaaggcagaagaaaaaaagaagattgggaacagttgttagctcaggtgccaatattaaaaaaaaaaaaacaaaaaaaaacctttgggtggcaaaaactgaaaaaatttttaggaaattctcagtcattattgcttcaaatgcTTCTTGTGTGCTCCTTCTGATAGTCACGTTACACATATTTACACCTCTTGTGATTGTTCCACAGTTCTTGGatcatctcttccttttcattctttttcctctttgcatttcagttttagaaatttctctCGATATTTCTCCAAGCTCGCAGGTTCTTTGCTCAGCCGTGTCCAGTGTATTGTTGAACCTCTAAGGCACTCTCCATTTCTGTCccagtgtttttcatttctaccatCTCCTTTGGATTCTTTCTTAGACTTCCCATCTTTCTACTTACCTTCCCCTTATGTTCCTGCATGCTGTCCACCTTTCCCTTTGGAGCCGTTAGCATGTTAATCACTGTCATTTTAAATTCCTGCTCTAGTAATTCCACCATGTCTGCCATATTGGAGCCTGGTTCTAATGCTTAGTTTCTTTCctcaaactgtgtttttttggTCTGATAGTGtatcttttaatgttttgttaaaaGCCAAACATGATATACTGGGTAAAGGATTTGAGGTAAGTAGGCCTTAGTGTGAAgttttgtctttatctggctAGGGGTTAGGCTGGGTTTCCTGTTTATTGGAGCTGTAGATGTCAGAGGCTTAAGTCTCCTCTGGAATTCTTGGTTTTGTGTTCTCAGCTCTCTTGAGTGTCCCTGGTGATTTCTGCTTAAATGAGGCCTGAGAACGTGCAGTTCTTTCAGTTGTTTCCTTTCCGTTATATTCCCCTGTTATCATCTAGGATCCCTATGGATGTGCTGgtaagatgtgtgtgtgtgtgtgtgtgtgtgtgtgtgtggaaacatTCTGTAGTCCTAAGATCAGGGCTCAGTCTTTGagtcagcctgggtccctgggctGTGGCCTTCACAAGAGCTTCTCAGGGTTCACCTTCCAGGTGCCCTCGATGGAAAAGGAAGGCTAGAGGGGCTGGAGTTGGGCATTTCCTTTCCCCAAGGTCAGTTGGGTTGTGGTAATATCCCAGTTGGTTAGGCTCTGGTCAAATAGTTTCTTTGAGAGCAGGCTttgtcaagaa contains:
- the LOC138915169 gene encoding neuroblastoma breakpoint family member 6-like protein encodes the protein MAVTLGPVSDPGAEMTLLEINQELQSQLEQSKQDFRDLKQKFLVSESTAYILANELQKYKSGACKDIIESVLGEKLQFQEEKPTEKSTLAEKLKKYDVLIQDQARELAQLRQTIEKGREVSVLLKQHLRNLLTHDDPTNFQGQGFQERLAEGRRLVERLARKLSPENHAEQENKEEKASMDPSLSTELQEKESVNEALKGSVDEGPVTFSSHQYPSGSHEPPSTKVFLSEEHEDVSALVAATDYSHQQEKKAPTGLPGSVQFMLPTFLSSSRYVISSVWPWRLNLV